From the genome of Uranotaenia lowii strain MFRU-FL chromosome 1, ASM2978415v1, whole genome shotgun sequence, one region includes:
- the LOC129753273 gene encoding uncharacterized protein LOC129753273 isoform X5, with the protein MERYSPWGRKGGGAPNDSVRMRNIQQQGLFPDSRNLPTVPILMISPVSSAPSNNNNNNNDDWFRRTAAAVIHGQDFRNPTMGGAGGGATRTKGCSAGGGGAPLRSASGQIVTGFTDDPIISFNDANRYHVDNELRYKTSAAQKQSYRAELDRIVAEKENRRKTRSSEADPKTNGGPWGKPGPGGKPWRPPKNIGHNFMKSMGWTTKETLQDLDIEIVTKMQRQLEEENKYLKRFSNCCSRCVCQCVSNSLDPPAMAAPGSAQVSRPVVSPPKYQQTPPATAPSSQVQQSMMVGRMDEPNPSTDKITDRRVPRLCQQNQHATLGRAPAAARKGSKVPPTRNCMITGGVELVPLLAKRRSQARPISLGTTDVTKIDKYIYNGNRCGDQYLQELCFQMSQKQRNTQNSRTADFESSRQHFEAWSTFWGRPGHGAPTQNTQMHNLDNLLYSAPR; encoded by the exons CTTCCAACCGTTCCGATCCTGATGATTTCGCCTGTTTCTTCTGCTccttccaacaacaacaacaacaacaacgatgaCTGGTTCCGGCGCACCGCTGCGGCCGTAATCCACGGGCAGGACTTCCGGAATCCGACGATGGGTGGTGCCGGAGGTGGTGCTACCCGAACCAAGGGGTGCAGTGCTGGAGGTGGCGGGGCCCCACTGCGTAGCGCTTCCGGCCAGATCGTGACCGGGTTTACGGATGATCCGATCATCAGCTTCAACGATGCCAACCGGTATCACGTGGACAACGAGCTGCGGTACAAGACGTCGGCGGCCCAGAAGCAATCGTATCGGGCCGAGTTGGATCGGATTGTGGCGGAGAAGGAGAACCGGCGAAAGACGCGGAGCTCGGAGGCCGACCCGAAGACG AATGGTGGCCCTTGGGGCAAACCCGGTCCCGGTGGGAAACCATGGAGGCCTCCGAAGAACATTGGTCACAATTTTATGAAATCGATG GGTTGGACCACCAAGGAAACCCTGCAGGATCTGGACATCGAAATAGTGACCAAGATGCAGCGGCAGCTGGAGGAGGAAAACAAATATCTGAAACGGTTCTCGAACTGCTGTTCCCGGTGCGTGTGCCAATGCGTTAGCAACAGTCTGGATCCTCCTGCGATGGCGGCCCCGGGAAGTGCCCAGGTGTCCCGCCCCGTTGTAAGCCCTCCGAAATACCAACAAACGCCTCCAGCCACTGCCCCTTCGAGTCAGGTTCAGCAATCGATGATGGTCGGCCGGATGGATGAACCGAATCCGAGCACCGACAAGATCACGGATCGACGAGTTCCTCGGCTGTGCCAGCAGAATCAGCATGCAACCTTGGGGCGGGCCCCAGCAGCTGCTAGGAAGGGTAGCAAAGTGCCGCCCACCCGAAACTGTATGATCACCGGAGGGGTGGAGCTGGTACCTCTTTTGGCCAAACGCCGATCGCAAGCGCGCCCCATCAGCCTCGGAACTACCGATGTGACCAAGATCGATAAGTACATCTACAATGG AAATCGCTGCGGAGATCAGTACTTGCAGGAGCTTTGCTTCCAGATGAGCCAGAAGCAACGGAACACGCAAAACAGCCGAACGGCAGACTTCGAGAGCAGCCGACAGCACTTCGAGGCGTGGTCCACGTTCTGGGGCCGTCCCGGACATGGCGCGCCCACCCAAAACACCCAAATGCACAACCTGGACAACCTGCTTTACTCAGCGCCCCGGTAA
- the LOC129753273 gene encoding uncharacterized protein LOC129753273 isoform X6, translating to MERYSPWGRKGGGAPNDSVRMRNIQQQGLFPDSRNDFRNPTMGGAGGGATRTKGCSAGGGGAPLRSASGQIVTGFTDDPIISFNDANRYHVDNELRYKTSAAQKQSYRAELDRIVAEKENRRKTRSSEADPKTNGGPWGKPGPGGKPWRPPKNIGHNFMKSMGWTTKETLQDLDIEIVTKMQRQLEEENKYLKRFSNCCSRCVCQCVSNSLDPPAMAAPGSAQVSRPVVSPPKYQQTPPATAPSSQVQQSMMVGRMDEPNPSTDKITDRRVPRLCQQNQHATLGRAPAAARKGSKVPPTRNCMITGGVELVPLLAKRRSQARPISLGTTDVTKIDKYIYNGNRCGDQYLQELCFQMSQKQRNTQNSRTADFESSRQHFEAWSTFWGRPGHGAPTQNTQMHNLDNLLYSAPR from the exons GACTTCCGGAATCCGACGATGGGTGGTGCCGGAGGTGGTGCTACCCGAACCAAGGGGTGCAGTGCTGGAGGTGGCGGGGCCCCACTGCGTAGCGCTTCCGGCCAGATCGTGACCGGGTTTACGGATGATCCGATCATCAGCTTCAACGATGCCAACCGGTATCACGTGGACAACGAGCTGCGGTACAAGACGTCGGCGGCCCAGAAGCAATCGTATCGGGCCGAGTTGGATCGGATTGTGGCGGAGAAGGAGAACCGGCGAAAGACGCGGAGCTCGGAGGCCGACCCGAAGACG AATGGTGGCCCTTGGGGCAAACCCGGTCCCGGTGGGAAACCATGGAGGCCTCCGAAGAACATTGGTCACAATTTTATGAAATCGATG GGTTGGACCACCAAGGAAACCCTGCAGGATCTGGACATCGAAATAGTGACCAAGATGCAGCGGCAGCTGGAGGAGGAAAACAAATATCTGAAACGGTTCTCGAACTGCTGTTCCCGGTGCGTGTGCCAATGCGTTAGCAACAGTCTGGATCCTCCTGCGATGGCGGCCCCGGGAAGTGCCCAGGTGTCCCGCCCCGTTGTAAGCCCTCCGAAATACCAACAAACGCCTCCAGCCACTGCCCCTTCGAGTCAGGTTCAGCAATCGATGATGGTCGGCCGGATGGATGAACCGAATCCGAGCACCGACAAGATCACGGATCGACGAGTTCCTCGGCTGTGCCAGCAGAATCAGCATGCAACCTTGGGGCGGGCCCCAGCAGCTGCTAGGAAGGGTAGCAAAGTGCCGCCCACCCGAAACTGTATGATCACCGGAGGGGTGGAGCTGGTACCTCTTTTGGCCAAACGCCGATCGCAAGCGCGCCCCATCAGCCTCGGAACTACCGATGTGACCAAGATCGATAAGTACATCTACAATGG AAATCGCTGCGGAGATCAGTACTTGCAGGAGCTTTGCTTCCAGATGAGCCAGAAGCAACGGAACACGCAAAACAGCCGAACGGCAGACTTCGAGAGCAGCCGACAGCACTTCGAGGCGTGGTCCACGTTCTGGGGCCGTCCCGGACATGGCGCGCCCACCCAAAACACCCAAATGCACAACCTGGACAACCTGCTTTACTCAGCGCCCCGGTAA